One genomic window of Pagrus major chromosome 22, Pma_NU_1.0 includes the following:
- the LOC141018514 gene encoding claudin-20-like isoform X1 yields MLSAAIQILAFALALLGVLGTTVATLLPNWKVSINAWSSVMTPISQMQGLWMDCVWYSSGVFSCTMKNSMLSLPAYLQTTRAAMVLSCLVAAFGLCLASLGLKCTRWGGSHRAKGHTAIAAGGCFVLASFLCLVPASWFTNEVITAFLTTDLPDSSKYQPGGALCVTFISAGFLLAGGVIFCLSCPGKRTGRPDYDSPADPDRLLMHRCEQRRRVLQTESMQPKNRQNKKVHLQMDGVKQEKPPQEKPGQDQEQKVYLSPSKLPPKDIKDSYSLQEYV; encoded by the coding sequence ATGCTGTCCGCCGCCATTCAGATCCTGGCGTTCGCCTTGGCGCTCCTGGGCGTCCTCGGCACCACCGTGGCCACTCTGCTGCCCAACTGGAAGGTGAGCATCAACGCCTGGTCCAGCGTCATGACCCCCATTTCTCAGATGCAGGGTCTGTGGATGGACTGCGTCTGGTACAGCTCCGGCGTCTTCAGCTGCACCATGAAGAACTCAATGCTGTCGCTGCCGGCGTATCTGCAGACCACACGGGCCGCCATGGTTCTGTCCTGCCTGGTGGCGGCGTTCGGTCTCTGCCTCGCCTCCCTGGGGCTCAAATGTACCCGCTGGGGGGGCAGCCACCGAGCGAAGGGGCACACGGCCATCGCTGCAGGGGGCTGCTTCGTCCTGGCCAGCTTCCTGTGCCTGGTCCCCGCGTCCTGGTTCACCAACGAAGTCATCACCGCCTTCCTGACCACCGACCTGCCGGACAGCAGTAAATATCAGCCTGGAGGAGCTCTGTGCGTGACGTTTATCTCCGCTGGCTTCCTCCTGGCTGGAGgggtcattttttgtttgtcgtGTCCCGGAAAGAGGACAGGACGACCGGACTACGATTCCCCCGCGGACCCCGACAGACTTCTGATGCACCGATGCGAGCAGCGGAGGCGGGTGCTGCAGACGGAGAGCATGCAGCCAAAAAACAGGCAGAACAAGAAGGTTCATCTGCAGATGGACGGAGTGAAGCAGGAGAAACCTCCTCAGGAGAAACCTGGACAGGACCAGGAGCAGAAAGTCTACTTGTCTCCCTCCAAACTCCCTCCTAAAGACATCAAGGACAGCTACAGCCTCCAGGAGTATGTTTAA
- the LOC141018514 gene encoding claudin-20-like isoform X2, with product MLSAAIQILAFALALLGVLGTTVATLLPNWKVSINAWSSVMTPISQMQGLWMDCVWYSSGVFSCTMKNSMLSLPAYLQTTRAAMVLSCLVAAFGLCLASLGLKCTRWGGSHRAKGHTAIAAGGCFVLASFLCLVPASWFTNEVITAFLTTDLPDSSKYQPGGALCVTFISAGFLLAGGVIFCLSCPGKRTGRPDYDSPADPDRLLMHRCEQRRRVLQTESMQPKNRQNKKVHLQMDPPKDIKDSYSLQEYV from the exons ATGCTGTCCGCCGCCATTCAGATCCTGGCGTTCGCCTTGGCGCTCCTGGGCGTCCTCGGCACCACCGTGGCCACTCTGCTGCCCAACTGGAAGGTGAGCATCAACGCCTGGTCCAGCGTCATGACCCCCATTTCTCAGATGCAGGGTCTGTGGATGGACTGCGTCTGGTACAGCTCCGGCGTCTTCAGCTGCACCATGAAGAACTCAATGCTGTCGCTGCCGGCGTATCTGCAGACCACACGGGCCGCCATGGTTCTGTCCTGCCTGGTGGCGGCGTTCGGTCTCTGCCTCGCCTCCCTGGGGCTCAAATGTACCCGCTGGGGGGGCAGCCACCGAGCGAAGGGGCACACGGCCATCGCTGCAGGGGGCTGCTTCGTCCTGGCCAGCTTCCTGTGCCTGGTCCCCGCGTCCTGGTTCACCAACGAAGTCATCACCGCCTTCCTGACCACCGACCTGCCGGACAGCAGTAAATATCAGCCTGGAGGAGCTCTGTGCGTGACGTTTATCTCCGCTGGCTTCCTCCTGGCTGGAGgggtcattttttgtttgtcgtGTCCCGGAAAGAGGACAGGACGACCGGACTACGATTCCCCCGCGGACCCCGACAGACTTCTGATGCACCGATGCGAGCAGCGGAGGCGGGTGCTGCAGACGGAGAGCATGCAGCCAAAAAACAGGCAGAACAAGAAGGTTCATCTGCAGATGGA CCCTCCTAAAGACATCAAGGACAGCTACAGCCTCCAGGAGTATGTTTAA